In one Anabrus simplex isolate iqAnaSimp1 chromosome 9, ASM4041472v1, whole genome shotgun sequence genomic region, the following are encoded:
- the Usp5 gene encoding ubiquitin carboxyl-terminal hydrolase 5: MAAIDALVPHLGSVRVPNRTDRIYKDECVFSFDTPETETGLYVSLTSFIGLGREHVERYFRKSNNAVFLHIQREKKEVPKDQQQGDGPERKITRLAIGVEGGFDPDSGKKKYIYNDTYHIVILPSFDSLPYPDPTLPQIVRECVEAILAAESASTLAELEASAGTWDGEARQVSKHAHCLLQLDNGKRIPPSGWKCEKCDLTQNLWLNLTDGSILCGRKFFDGSGGNDHAVQHYRETNYPLAVKLGTITPDGKGDVFSYDEDDMVEDPNLAQHLSHFGINISQMEKTDKSMVELELDLNQRVGEWNTLQEAGHKLIPLYGPGYTGLINLGNSCYLNSVMQVIYTIPDFCKRFVDGAPAIFDSVSGDPAIDFNVQMAKLGVGLLSGKYSKPPPNTDNAEDEQIGISPHMFKHLISKGHPEFSTKRQQDAQEFFMHLINTLERHSRHQQNPSECFKFSVEDRFQCGTSNKVQYKYRAEYSLPLAIPLEAAINKEEVLAFEARRAEAESRGQRWDPSELVRPRIKLSSCLEAFSQPEIITGFYSTAVNQKTTARKTTRLSSFPDYLLIHLKKFTLREDWVPIKLDVAVEMPDVIDLATLRGSGPQPGEEPLPDLTDDAPAPILDQAVLDELVRMGFPLEACKKSVFFTENAGIDQATTWLLSHIGDSDFADAFVPPGTDRKSGSATFVPNEDAVTMITSMGFTRPQAVKALQATDNNIERAADWIFNHQAEVDAEEMSQPPEQPKFRDGDSKYRMVAFISHMGTSSMVGHYVCHILRDGHWVLFNDNKVALSENPPKELGYLYLYERL; the protein is encoded by the coding sequence ATGGCCGCAATAGATGCCTTGGTCCCTCATTTGGGAAGTGTGCGAGTGCCTAATAGAACTGATAGAATTTATAAGGATGAATGTGTTTTCTCATTTGATACCCCTGAAACTGAGACTGGGCTTTATGTGAGCTTGACTTCATTCATAGGTTTAGGTCGAGAACATGTTGAACGATATTTTAGGAAATCTAATAATGCTGTCTTCTTACACATACAGCGAGAGAAGAAAGAGGTACCCAAAGATCAACAACAGGGAGATGGGCCTGAAAGGAAGATCACTCGCCTTGCAATAGGTGTAGAAGGAGGCTTCGATCCAGACTCTGGGAAGAAGAAGTACATATATAATGACACATATCACATTGTTATTTTACCATCTTTTGACAGTCTGCCATATCCAGATCCAACTCTACCTCAGATAGTTCGTGAATGTGTGGAGGCAATTCTGGCTGCTGAATCTGCATCAACATTGGCTGAACTAGAGGCTTCAGCTGGAACGTGGGATGGCGAGGCTCGTCAGGTATCGAAGCATGCTCATTGTCTTCTACAGTTGGATAATGGAAAGCGCATTCCTCCCAGTGGATGGAAGTGTGAGAAATGTGATCTTACTCAGAACCTGTGGCTAAATTTAACCGATGGTTCTATTTTATGTGGACGAAAATTTTTCGATGGTTCTGGCGGAAACGATCATGCGGTACAACATTATCGTGAAACAAACTATCCTCTGGCTGTGAAATTGGGCACCATTACTCCTGATGGTAAAGGAGATGTTTTTAGCTATGATGAAGATGATATGGTGGAGGACCCAAACCTTGCTCAGCATCTTAGTCATTTTGGCATAAATATATCACAGATGGAAAAAACAGATAAGTCAATGGTAGAATTGGAGCTTGATCTAAACCAACGTGTCGGTGAATGGAACACGTTACAAGAAGCAGGTCATAAGCTCATTCCTCTTTATGGTCCGGGATACACTGGTTTAATAAACCTGGGAAATTCCTGTTACCTCAATAGTGTGATGCAAGTTATCTACACAATACCAGACTTCTGTAAAAGATTTGTGGATGGTGCTCCTGCCATATTTGATAGTGTGTCTGGTGATCCTGCTATAGACTTCAATGTTCAGATGGCAAAACTTGGTGTCGGATTGCTCTCAGGTAAATATTCCAAGCCACCTCCTAACACCGATAATGCAGAGGATGAACAGATTGGAATATCCCCTCACATGTTTAAGCACCTCATAAGCAAGGGCCACCCTGAGTTCTCAACGAAACGCCAGCAGGACGCCCAAGAGTTTTTCATGCACCTCATCAATACATTAGAAAGGCATAGTCGACATCAACAGAATCCTTCAGAATGTTTTAAGTTTTCAGTGGAGGACAGATTTCAGTGTGGAACATCAAATAAAGTTCAGTATAAGTACAGGGCAGAATATAGTTTACCTCTGGCTATACCTCTTGAAGCAGCTATCAATAAGGAAGAGGTATTGGCCTTTGAGGCTCGCAGGGCAGAAGCAGAATCACGTGGACAACGCTGGGATCCTAGTGAATTAGTACGACCACGTATAAAACTCTCCTCTTGTTTGGAAGCCTTTTCACAGCCTGAAATTATCACTGGTTTCTATAGCACGGCAGTGAACCAGAAAACTACTGCGAGAAAGACAACTCGCCTGAGCTCATTTCCCGACTATCTTCTGATTCATTTGAAGAAATTCACTTTGCGGGAGGATTGGGTGCCTATCAAACTGGATGTAGCAGTGGAAATGCCAGACGTGATCGACCTGGCTACCTTACGTGGGAGTGGTCCTCAGCCTGGGGAAGAACCTCTGCCGGACTTGACTGATGATGCTCCTGCTCCCATCCTGGATCAGGCTGTGTTGGATGAGCTTGTGAGGATGGGATTTCCTCTTGAAGCCTGCAAGAAATCTGTGTTCTTCACTGAGAATGCTGGCATTGATCAAGCTACCACATGGCTCTTAAGCCACATAGGAGACTCTGATTTTGCTGATGCGTTTGTTCCTCCCGGTACAGACAGAAAATCTGGATCTGCTACCTTTGTCCCTAATGAAGATGCTGTCACAATGATAACAAGTATGGGATTTACCAGACCAcaggctgtgaaggcccttcaggctACCGATAACAACATAGAACGTGCTGCCGATTGGATCTTCAATCACCAGGCTGAAGTGGATGCTGAAGAGATGTCCCAGCCTCCTGAGCAACCAAAGTTTCGTGATGGCGACAGCAAATATCGAATGGTGGCTTTCATCTCTCACATGGGGACATCATCGATGGTTGGTCACTATGTGTGTCACATACTTCGCGATGGTCATTGGGTCCTCTTCAATGACAATAAGGTTGCCTTGTCTGAAAATCCTCCCAAAGAACTTGGTTACCTGTATTTATATGAGCGACTGTAA